The genomic stretch TTTGTGGGCTAGTTGATTGttacttgttttaattttatattttacaagtgAACTTTTGTTTCAATTGTGCCTAACCAGATGCAAGCACTGACACAAACTTACATCTATATCAGCATACAGAGTCTCcttttgctttgtgtttgtaacagttaagGCCTGCTGAAGTGCTTGTGGAGGGCAACACCTGGCGACTTATTAGAAAACCAGATTGCTTGGAGGACATACTGCACAATTATATAGTGGAGACATGAATGTTAGAAGTCATAGAAAGTAGAAGAATTGGAAACTTTTTAAAGCATTATTCAGCAAAATTTGCTGATTATAAACTTTGGTTCATGAAAAGAGTATGTTTCATCTGTAGGTTGTTTCAAATAACCTGCTTTAGAAGCGATGAAAGATGAAGCTTTGGAAAACAGCCTGACACTGCAGTGAATGggaatataaaacataaaactttgGTGACAGGAGTGTTGCCAATTTTAATTGTGTGAATTAACCATTATAGGCATGATACCTTGTTGGAATGGGCAAAAGTCATtcattaaggtgaccagacgttttgggggcgaaagcgggacacatGCCTATGATGGTGTCGTCATCGTCAAAGAACGAGTGATTTTtacaactgggacatttgatggacttgccagaaagcaggacattgggcgtcccgcccgacatcaaaagcgggactgtcctgcctaaagcgggacgtctggtcaccttacattcATGCAACATATGTTGCAGTATATGTTGCAGTGTatactttgtttacatgtgatcATAACAGATTTATGTCATGACAGCAAACTGTTGATCCAGCCTTTACTGTTGTACTGTTGTCGATAATTGAAACCTTTCTTTTGAAACCCATGTCAACTATTAAAAAACTGGTATTAACTCAGATTAGTCAgatatgaatttttaaatactaaaataatcaGAGATTGTCATTTGAGTTGTAAGACGGATAAAATCAGGCTGACTACTGAGGTATTAGTCAACAAAACATGAATTGTGGCTTAAGAAGGTGTTGCTGATAAACAGATTTGAAATATATATGCTGTGAAGATATTATCAACAGATATTGAATTAACTGTATACCATTGAGACATTCCTTAAAGCCAGATGCAAATGTCTGATTACTGAGGTTTTGAATGAAAGTAAACTTTTGACACttgaaaattttataaatatgttattAAAAACCTTTGGCCAATGGAGATTGCTGCCAATAACCAGGCTTCCTTGCTGTGTGACAAAAGgtgatcaaaatatttttgtcttactGTGCAAGATTTATCcataataaaattatctttcgTGCATGAACCTTTTTGTCAAATTTATATCCAtcctattttatttaaaacaagagAGTTGAAGACATGCAGTAGCCTTAAAATATTACTGATATGAAACCACAGTCATGCTATTTGTTGTCATTGAGACTCAGAAGATTCCCACAAGAATATGAATAAACCAGTTTCACTTATTTGAGAATTCCATAACAGAATGATCACAATGACATGTGGTCATCTTCTGTCAATGTATATACACTGTAGTTGGCTGCTGCAAATAAAATGACCATCATTTTCTCTTCTAATAAAACCTCTTCTCAAGGAGCGCCAAAACTGGTGAAGTCTGACAAAaggtttgttttcctgtacatCATACAGCCTACCGCAAACCCATTATCTCCCAAATTATTTTagggtaatttttttctgttgttaaagTTGTGTTATTCAGAGTCCCcgaaacaaccaaaaaacaatgtttagtattgttttgtggttgtgtttgtttttgtttttttttggagggggttTGTAGACACAACCTGACCTCTAAACATGAGACTGGGAGgacatgataaaagaaaaagtatacaGCTGCCCTGTAAGGAGGACACTGCATGGTAGATAACGGGTACCATAGGTTTCAAAATTGTGCAAGATGTACAAGTGTTTCTAGCACAGCTTCACCTCTTAACTCCCAACACATGGATATTGTGACGTTTTGTCAGAACAACGAAACACAGGTACATAAACTACATATATATCATTCATACAGCTGCCCCCTCACCCCCAAACTCAGCTTTCGTCTCAAGCAGGACTCGCCGTCGGCACGAGCCGGTGAGCACAGCTTTTTTAATTGTCTCTCCCCCGACCTGCCTATGCCGCACGAGCTTAGGTATGCAAGGCTCAGGTAAGTTGAAATCCTCCAGctggaggaagggagggaggaagtgAGGCATACTCAGGCTGGCATGGCTCCGACTCGGTCTGAAGCCGGCAGTGGCGGTGAGGATGATGCAAAGACCGCGAGCTTTGCCTGACAACCTCACGCGAGAGCACAACGTGAGTCACAAAATGAACATCTCACCGCCGGCACGCATCAAACGCCATTTTGCCAGACAGGTGCACCTTTCTGTAAGGCTATCGATTCCAACAATAGGCGGTGGAACTACAGGTGGGCTTTAGTTTCTTGTGTCAGAAAAGCAAAAAGGTCCTTCAAccttttatatatacacacgcacttATAACGTCTAACCGACATCCAAACACGTAATTAATACTTAtgtttattaaagaaataacCTCGAGAATAATCCAACAGCGCTAAATATCGGTGACGGAGTTTTCCCCAGGCTTACTTGTAGACGGGTGGATCTGTTTGCCATATAAGGCCCACCCGCCTCTTCGTCTTCAGCCCTACTGCATCTTCACGTCTTGTTCTAGTGCGCAAAGAAAAATAGTGCCGGGACTTTGAGCAATTAGGacttgcagaaaacgttttattTCGTTTTATATAATATGTTGATAATTATCACATAAATAAGTGAAACTTTATGTTAGAACTTTGATGCAATtcgtatatttatatttttagaatCCGCCGTCGTAAAAATATCCTTCCACTGAGGGCGGGTacgctccccctcccctcctcacGGAGCGCAGAGCTGGAAGATAATAGAGAGAGGATTGCACGTACAGAGCCTACAGAAACAGGAATATGGTAAGTCTGAACTGACTgctctttatttgttttatgtcaCGTATTCTGTGGTTTTCAATATGGAAATACAGCAACATTCGAGGACTTGGTCATAACTTTGAATAGATATATACATTTAGTCAGTAGGGGATGGTGGTAGTATGTAAACTATTCCAAAACCGCTTAAACGTCTTCAAGAATGTCTGCCGGAGTATGATGTAACATGCAGCGAGTCTGTGTAACTGCGCAGATGCTGGCTGTAAGCTGAAGCACGTGCGTTCCTGTCACTAAACAGGTCACCAAACTATATACGCGCAATATTCAGAGACTGAATGATGGTCAGTCGCGACCTGCCCTCAGTGGAAGGCCTTGTTACACCCATGGCCGCTGGGGGGAAGCCCACTTTAGACAGACGCACACAAAGGGCCTCTCGGCCCAAACCGGTGAAGGGCTTCAGTACAGGACCCATAAGGTGGACTGCTCTGCATGACAGATGATACTTGCTTATACATGTGGCTACCTTGACAGAATGGTATCGAGTTttgacacgtgtgtgtgcgcgcacgtgtgtgggtgggtgcagTGCATGGGCAGGCGTGTACTCATAGACATGTTCTTGGATGCAccctgctgtgtgtgtgtttgaaggtGGTAGGTGCATGGATAGAGAAATAGATTGAGCTTATTTTTACTCAGTAAAAATGAGCCTTagcccttttttcttttgttgtctgcATGATGATGTCTGTCTTGCAGGCTTCCGGCGTGGGAGTACAGGATGAGTGCTTACGTGTATACGACGAGGTCAAGCTAGGTCACCGTTGGCTCTACGTCATTTTCCGGGTGTCAGAGAGCTTGCAGATTGTTGTGGAAGAAAAGGGAGGCCATGGTAGGGTAACACCTATTGTTCTTCTTTTAACTTGCAAACTGAATAGTGTACTGAGTTGACAAATCACTTACAGAGTAGCTGTGTGTTAGTCGCACACTGAtgtagaccaaaaaaaaaaaaaactggactacccttttatctttctgtctaCAAATGAAACGTCAACAAATGCTATCCATGCCATGCTCACGCTAGTCGGTGGGTGGGCCAGTGACTGATCAACCTGGTTCTAATTAAATGAAACTGATACATTTGGTACTTTCCCCTGGTGGACAATGGGCTTTTGATCACCCTCTCTGATGTGAGAGCAATACATTATCATTTCTCTGACCAGTCCAGCTGACTAATAAACAGTGAAATTGCCCATCCCATTGACAAACTCAGCCCATGCATTTTCACAAGCGTCAAAAATATGTGGAAACTCATTTTTTACACCTGCTAAAGGTTTTGTTGGTCACAGTACTGCAGGCACTAATGTTGGCATCTTCCTGTTTTATTCATGAAGGCACATGAACATTTACAGAGACATCAACATTGTCTCACATCTACACACATTATTCACGCACATGTATACTCACTAAAGTGGCCAGAGAGAGCCAAGCAAGAACAGTGATGCACCAGGGAGGTGACTGCTATCAGTAGAGGTACCAATGATGTCTAGGGCAGAGGGACCCATCATGAGGGTTACATGTGACAGTTCAacagagggttagggttagaagaAATAGTGTTTCTGCCCCCCCCTGTCACCTGTGAGGTGTTGCAAGAGTTAGTCACTGGACAGGAAGGTGTAGTCTTCCTCTCTGTTGCACTGGTTAATTGATGATTGAAGGGTGCTAGTTGTGTGCGTGTCCAATGACATCCCTCGTTGTCTCGTGTGTGAATGTATAAAGTTTAAATGAGTTGaagtaagcaaataaaaacttgcCAGGGCACTTCTCGGTATTTCCTCAATGTGAATGTAGCACTTGGTGAACAGTTCTTCGAGATGGAGTTGGCATGTCTTCAGCTTTCTTTAGCTTTCTTTCAATGCCAAGGGTCTTTTTGCAAGACTGAGACTTGAACCAAGAGGAATAAGATGCAGGAGAAAGAATGCTTTGGTTAGAGAACCTTTACACAAAGAGTTGGATGCTGTAAAAACTCTTAAGTACAGTGCAACCAGAACTTGGGCCACCTGGGAGCGTTAAAAGTTTGATGCCAAGCCCGGCAGGAGAAGTTGCCATTCTCAAGGGAGAAGAGAGCATCTGTGTATTTGCCTGCACTCCAAAACACCAGTGTTGGGAGGATTATGATGTAATTGTTTGGCAGCTGTATGTGGCTTTGTTTATCCTGGTGCATACCACAGTGTGCTGTAGAGCAGTGCAGTTGGGTGAACAATTGTAGAAGAAGGCACTTAAGGTCCTAGACAGTGATCCATATCCATGTCTCCAGTGAGTGGTTGTTGCTCCAAATGTTGTTGGTGGACCAGGTCGGCAACTTGACTATGGACAATCAGCTGTCATTGAACATTGCCATAACATGTGAAAATAATATTGTCATGTGAACATTGTACTGCCATGTGAACATCATAGCATGTGAACATTGCACATGACATTCCCCTGCAGGACAATGTTAATGTGCGTGGTTGCTGTCAGAATTACACCTTAACTGTCCCCGCCCCCTATGTGCCTTTATAGTTTCCTGGGGCCAAAGTCTCACATTTGATGAGAAGTTAGGAAGATTGTAGCAGTGCCACTCCAGCAAAGCCTTATAATCAACACATTTTTAGGATGTAGCTGAAATAGAAAGATGCAGTACAGTTAACAGAGGGTTTAgtcatttttaaacttctgtGTGGCTTTAAAACAGttcttaagttaaaaaaaaaaaaaaacccaggaaaAATGCCTTTACTGGTaacatttttagaaacttttaTCGATCCACAGAGTTATGTCATCAAGAACCTTCTAACCAAGCCtaaacaggtctgtcaggggagaggccagactaaaatgttgtaGCCtaaaactgttacagaaaccacaaCAGTAAgaagccctatgctcctcaaggagtaacaagaataaactaactaaactttGGCAATTGAAAGGACtttgtgcgcatgtgtgtgtggtggtggtggggagatgCTATGAAGCTTTTACCTTAAAACAATTGTCAGCCTGTTGTAAAGATCTtgtaaaattatgtttgctGTTGTCTGAAACAATGAAAGTCCTCCCACTAGTTGGAGTACTTACTGGAATATGTTCATCTTCAGACAGGACATACGACGACTTTGTTGCCAGGTTGAAAGAGGCAGAAAGAAAACGGCAATGTCGATATGGAATATTTGATGTGCGCTTCATCCAGAATGATGTTCCACAGGAAAAACTTGCCTTCTTTCTGTGGTATGTAATATTAAATGTGGATGGCATGTGCTTAGGATATATTATTTAGTAGCAATTGTCATTTCTGTATTAGATGTTTGCTGTGGTATATCATGTCTTGTGTATGTTAAGGCCTAGTAATTATATGTCACATCTGCAGTCTGTGCATATGGTTCATTACTGCTATTGCATGCCATGGGGGCTAAGAAAGGTCGTGATGAGACCGTGGGAGAAGGTGAATGGTTCTGGAATGTTCGACAGGgatagaataagtagtgtagctttacagttgagggatgctttttgattttggaagtgagagtggagagacggcaggccagccACCGAGTGAGACTCCGTAATCTACGGTTATGCAGtgatttccatctttgttgttttcttgtacgaCTATAGCCCACCCTTACGTAGCCATAAGggactgacatgttggttacagCAGATATGAAAGAAATCTCACGAATGCTGCAAGAATAGTCTAATTAATATTCTTATTGTCACAGACTTTTTCTGCTTGTGTAGTAAAGTGCCAGTTCAGACTTTTATTCTGTCTTACCTTCATTCTCTGTGAATTTTGCATGTGAATGGGGAAAGAGGTGTACACATGTCATTACTTTACATTTCATAGACAAAATCGATTCCTGATGATTGTTAATTATCAGTAATAAGTTACAGTCAGTAGCTGCATTGTGAGATTTAAACTGACCAGCTCACAATGCTTGAGGCACATTTTCACTGTCGTGATGTAATCATGATGTATAGGTTAAGGTCAATACCTATGTCATGCTTGTAGTTTAAATAGGTCACAATAGCTTCTTTTTCTCAACCAGCAGTTTCTAATgaaaattttacattatttctaaatcaagggtttgtttcttgtgttgCAGGTCCCCTGAAACTGCAACCATTAAACAGAAGATGCTCTACTCCTCCAGCAAGCAGGCATTGCGAAACCAGATGCGTGGAATTCATGCCGAGATCCAGTGTAACGATGATGCTGACCTTGCTATGTCCAACGTTCTTGAAAGGTGCATGCGCAAGTACACATGACCCAGGTCACATGCTGGTCTGCACAACATAGGAAGGATACAGAGTTTTAGACCACGTTGTTCACTCGTCCATAATTTACCTGCAGGTGAGGGCCACAGGCCACTAGGTACAGAATGCACCAATAGTGACTGTAGCCATATACCAGAAGTTTGGCATCAGCCAAGGTCACCCAGCTTCGTGCataaaactgctttaattaCAAGACTTTGAAGATGTGTACACAgctgttttcttcaaaatatggagTTAACAGAGATGGTGGTTAAATTGATGCAGGGTGGTGCTGTGGTGGTGACATTTGTGATACTGCATCCATCGTTGTGATACCCTGTTGTTACACATGCTGCTGCAATTGTTT from Pomacea canaliculata isolate SZHN2017 linkage group LG8, ASM307304v1, whole genome shotgun sequence encodes the following:
- the LOC112570857 gene encoding actophorin-like isoform X1, yielding MILAYTCGYLDRMASGVGVQDECLRVYDEVKLGHRWLYVIFRVSESLQIVVEEKGGHDRTYDDFVARLKEAERKRQCRYGIFDVRFIQNDVPQEKLAFFLWSPETATIKQKMLYSSSKQALRNQMRGIHAEIQCNDDADLAMSNVLERCMRKYT
- the LOC112570857 gene encoding actophorin-like isoform X2, whose product is MASGVGVQDECLRVYDEVKLGHRWLYVIFRVSESLQIVVEEKGGHDRTYDDFVARLKEAERKRQCRYGIFDVRFIQNDVPQEKLAFFLWSPETATIKQKMLYSSSKQALRNQMRGIHAEIQCNDDADLAMSNVLERCMRKYT